A single genomic interval of Amycolatopsis albispora harbors:
- a CDS encoding putative leader peptide yields the protein MTTQVHLLDVIALVQRRHIDLVRVDSALCRR from the coding sequence GTGACGACGCAGGTGCACCTCCTCGATGTGATCGCGCTGGTCCAGCGCAGGCACATCGACCTCGTGCGCGTCGATTCCGCTCTCTGCCGCCGCTGA
- a CDS encoding sulfite exporter TauE/SafE family protein, whose amino-acid sequence MRTFLLFGLAGLLAQLVDGTLGMAFGVTATTTLLAVGTAPAAASAAVHLAEVGTSLASGLSHWKFKNIDWRTVGILALPGAVGAVLGAYVLTSLSTEDATVWITLILLLLGLYVLIRFAFLKLGKLITGKRPGAKFLAPLGLVAGFVDATGGGGWGPVATTTLLSSGRLEPRKVVGSVDTSEFIVALAASLGFLFTLSQEDNLNYTVVAGLMLGGIIAAPVAAWLVRHLPPRLLGALAGGLIVFTNARTLLKEFDAADWVYTVSYTAIVVLWAVGVFAAVRSLREERKLNAAAGEDDAPSADEGEAPSKETVAQ is encoded by the coding sequence ATGCGCACGTTCCTGTTGTTCGGATTGGCCGGCCTGCTGGCCCAGCTGGTCGACGGCACCCTGGGCATGGCGTTCGGGGTGACGGCGACGACCACCCTGCTCGCGGTCGGCACCGCCCCGGCCGCCGCGTCGGCCGCGGTGCACCTCGCCGAGGTCGGCACGTCGCTGGCGTCCGGCCTGTCCCACTGGAAGTTCAAGAACATCGACTGGCGCACGGTGGGCATCCTGGCCTTGCCGGGCGCGGTGGGCGCGGTGCTCGGCGCCTACGTGCTGACCTCACTGTCCACAGAGGACGCGACGGTGTGGATCACGCTGATCCTGCTGCTGCTCGGGCTGTACGTGCTGATCCGGTTCGCCTTCCTGAAGCTGGGCAAGCTGATCACCGGCAAGCGCCCCGGCGCGAAGTTCCTCGCGCCGCTCGGCCTGGTGGCGGGCTTCGTGGACGCGACCGGCGGCGGTGGCTGGGGGCCGGTGGCCACCACCACGCTGCTGTCCTCTGGCCGGCTGGAGCCGCGCAAGGTGGTCGGCTCGGTGGACACCTCGGAGTTCATCGTCGCGCTGGCCGCGAGCCTCGGCTTCCTGTTCACCCTTTCGCAGGAGGACAACCTCAACTACACCGTGGTGGCCGGGTTGATGCTGGGTGGCATCATCGCCGCGCCGGTGGCCGCGTGGCTGGTCCGGCACCTGCCGCCGCGGCTGCTCGGTGCGCTGGCCGGTGGGCTGATCGTGTTCACCAACGCGCGCACGCTGCTCAAGGAGTTCGACGCCGCGGACTGGGTCTACACGGTGTCCTACACCGCGATCGTGGTGCTGTGGGCGGTCGGCGTGTTCGCCGCGGTCCGGTCGCTGCGGGAGGAGCGCAAGCTCAACGCCGCCGCAGGCGAGGACGACGCCCCTTCGGCGGACGAGGGCGAAGCCCCCTCGAAGGAAACCGTCGCGCAGTGA
- a CDS encoding DUF2334 domain-containing protein — MLVSLSGMNPRTLHRCAELAEELDRRAVPLSMLFTPATPATPATSATGVTSWLKERVDGGDDLLLHGYDHTVPPTHRAVSLGRKAEFAALPAHEARLRLTAATATLDRAGLRTEGFAPPRWLASRGTLAALRERGFRFCADFTSIRDLETGEVRRARVHGFGSQKQRTETLRCFALVLTAARVARRGGLLRLGVDASDLLRPSRRQAFLDAVDVALEAGATGSTYTLTASPARLA; from the coding sequence CTGCTCGTTTCGCTGTCCGGCATGAATCCGAGGACGCTGCACCGCTGCGCCGAGCTGGCCGAGGAGCTGGACCGGCGGGCGGTGCCGCTGTCCATGCTGTTCACCCCGGCAACCCCGGCAACCCCGGCAACCTCCGCGACCGGGGTGACCTCCTGGCTCAAGGAGCGCGTGGACGGCGGTGACGACCTGCTGCTGCACGGCTACGACCACACGGTGCCGCCCACGCACCGGGCGGTCAGCCTCGGCCGCAAGGCGGAGTTCGCCGCGTTGCCCGCGCACGAGGCCCGGCTGCGGCTGACCGCGGCGACGGCCACGCTCGACCGCGCCGGCCTGCGCACCGAGGGGTTCGCGCCCCCGCGCTGGCTGGCGTCGCGTGGCACGCTGGCCGCGTTGCGTGAACGCGGCTTCCGCTTCTGCGCGGACTTCACCTCGATCCGGGACCTGGAAACCGGCGAGGTGCGGCGCGCCCGCGTGCACGGGTTCGGCAGCCAGAAGCAGCGGACCGAAACGCTGCGCTGCTTCGCGCTGGTGCTCACCGCCGCCCGCGTCGCGCGGCGGGGTGGCCTGCTGCGCCTGGGCGTGGACGCGAGCGACCTGCTGCGGCCGAGCCGCCGTCAGGCCTTCCTGGACGCGGTCGACGTGGCGCTCGAGGCGGGCGCCACCGGCAGCACCTACACGCTCACAGCTTCGCCGGCTCGCCTGGCGTGA
- a CDS encoding MBL fold metallo-hydrolase, translating to MQFVHFGHSCVLAETNRARILFDPGSFSGGFEDLRDLDAVLITHQHHDHLDGERLTALLKANPRAELIIDPGSQDAVEKLGLAAKTALPGDTFSFGGTEVDVVGGQHAVIHRDLPVVPNVGYLLDDGAFYHPGDALFVPDQQIDVLGLPTAAPWLKAAEAVDFLRAVGPRVAVPIHEKVHAMPEMMYGMFTNLGPDGTEVRVLTPGEPAKL from the coding sequence ATGCAATTCGTCCATTTTGGACATTCATGCGTGCTGGCGGAGACCAATCGCGCCCGGATCCTGTTCGACCCGGGTTCGTTCTCCGGCGGCTTCGAAGACCTCCGCGACCTGGACGCGGTGCTGATCACCCACCAGCACCACGACCACCTCGACGGCGAGCGCCTGACCGCCCTGCTCAAGGCCAATCCGCGGGCCGAGCTGATCATCGACCCCGGTTCGCAGGACGCCGTCGAGAAGCTCGGGCTGGCCGCGAAGACCGCACTGCCGGGCGACACCTTCTCCTTCGGCGGCACCGAGGTGGACGTGGTCGGCGGGCAGCACGCGGTGATCCACCGCGACCTGCCGGTGGTGCCCAACGTCGGCTACCTGCTCGACGACGGCGCCTTCTACCACCCCGGCGACGCGCTTTTTGTGCCCGACCAGCAGATCGACGTGCTCGGCCTGCCCACCGCGGCGCCGTGGCTGAAGGCCGCCGAAGCGGTCGACTTCCTGCGCGCGGTCGGCCCGCGGGTGGCGGTGCCGATCCACGAGAAGGTGCACGCCATGCCGGAGATGATGTACGGCATGTTCACCAACCTCGGCCCGGACGGCACCGAGGTCCGGGTGCTCACGCCAGGCGAGCCGGCGAAGCTGTGA
- a CDS encoding DUF5937 family protein yields the protein MIELMLTATGAQRLRFAISPLEEVLGAIQVLEGVRHHPAYGPWLSTTAEHARSLPIGELRTVLSATRYITEFLSPPPQGPRTTVEAQLAELRRTPPEQVALELAMVDADLSALPEDPATARDLLGDQLELAWHELIEPLWPRLHEVLTADIDHRTRRLGEGGIELAVADLHSRVKLTGGVLTVDSTTRTRHALDERGLLLLPSVFAWPKVGVILVPPWQPALLYPARGVAQLWRPAQDPDPRLVAVLGRTRALLLQVLAEPSTTTALARRLGLAPGTVSGHLRALAGAGLLAATRHGRSVRYARTRLGGDLIGA from the coding sequence ATGATCGAGCTGATGCTCACCGCGACCGGCGCCCAGCGCCTGCGCTTCGCGATCTCCCCGCTCGAGGAGGTGCTCGGCGCGATCCAGGTGCTGGAAGGCGTCCGCCATCACCCGGCGTACGGCCCGTGGCTGAGCACCACCGCCGAGCACGCGCGGTCGCTGCCGATCGGCGAACTGCGCACGGTGTTGAGCGCGACCCGGTACATCACGGAGTTCCTCAGCCCGCCGCCGCAGGGCCCGCGCACCACCGTCGAGGCCCAGCTGGCCGAACTGCGCCGGACGCCACCCGAGCAGGTCGCGCTGGAACTGGCCATGGTCGACGCCGACCTCAGCGCCCTGCCCGAGGACCCGGCCACCGCCCGCGACCTGCTCGGCGACCAGCTCGAACTGGCCTGGCACGAGTTGATCGAGCCCCTGTGGCCACGGCTGCACGAGGTGCTCACCGCCGACATCGACCACCGGACGCGGCGGCTCGGTGAGGGCGGCATCGAGCTGGCAGTGGCCGACCTGCATTCCCGGGTGAAGCTGACCGGCGGTGTGCTCACCGTCGACAGCACGACGCGCACCCGGCACGCGCTCGACGAACGCGGACTCCTGCTGCTGCCGAGCGTGTTCGCCTGGCCGAAGGTCGGCGTGATCCTGGTGCCGCCGTGGCAGCCCGCCCTGCTGTACCCGGCACGCGGGGTGGCCCAGCTGTGGCGGCCCGCGCAGGATCCGGACCCGCGGCTGGTGGCGGTGCTCGGCCGGACCAGGGCGCTGCTGCTCCAGGTGCTCGCCGAGCCGTCGACCACCACCGCGCTGGCGCGGCGGCTGGGCCTGGCGCCCGGCACGGTGTCCGGCCACCTGCGGGCGCTGGCCGGGGCCGGGCTGCTCGCCGCCACCCGCCACGGCCGGTCGGTCCGGTACGCGCGGACCCGACTTGGCGGCGACCTGATCGGCGCCTAA
- a CDS encoding MFS transporter — MTESLLRHRSYWRWSIGVQLARLPATMAPLAFTVLTIATTGSYRLGGVMMAVFVVAELAGSVPAGRLLDRIGPTRGLVAFLLCAAAGLGGLAFAASAGAPSAVLLVLVVLPGLIAGGLSGGFRSLLAGTVSGPLLPRAVSVDAMLIDAVIIGGPLLVALLAGFGAVLPIAAMAVVFALSALLVPRRTAPVRVTGERPPLPIRAAVPWLACQFTIGHLLSTVEVAPYALAQRLGGAEGAAALIITVLSGASIVGGALYAWRGVRLTVAPRTQAIVLLCGFIAGGCTVALDLGWTGLLTGVVLIGFCTGPLVTVASVQMQELLPQGRRSEGFSLSFVVQASGFGLGSLTVGVLPLWLAPVFGVASAVLACAILGKGPARVVGTLPATS, encoded by the coding sequence ATGACCGAAAGCCTGCTCCGCCACCGCTCCTATTGGCGCTGGTCGATCGGGGTGCAGCTGGCCCGCCTGCCGGCCACCATGGCCCCGCTCGCGTTCACCGTGCTGACCATCGCGACCACCGGTTCCTACCGCCTCGGGGGCGTGATGATGGCGGTTTTTGTGGTGGCCGAACTGGCTGGTTCGGTCCCGGCGGGACGGCTGCTCGACCGGATCGGGCCGACCCGCGGGCTCGTCGCCTTCCTGCTGTGCGCGGCGGCGGGGCTCGGCGGACTGGCGTTCGCGGCTTCGGCGGGTGCGCCGTCCGCGGTGCTGCTGGTGCTGGTTGTGCTGCCGGGATTGATCGCGGGCGGGTTGTCCGGCGGGTTCCGGTCGCTGCTCGCGGGCACCGTTTCGGGACCGCTGCTGCCGCGGGCGGTCTCGGTGGACGCGATGCTGATCGACGCGGTGATCATCGGCGGGCCGCTGCTGGTCGCGCTGCTCGCCGGGTTCGGTGCGGTGCTGCCGATCGCCGCGATGGCGGTGGTCTTCGCGCTGTCCGCCCTGCTGGTGCCGCGACGGACCGCGCCGGTGCGGGTCACCGGGGAGCGGCCGCCGCTGCCGATCCGGGCGGCCGTGCCCTGGCTGGCCTGCCAGTTCACCATCGGGCACCTGCTTTCGACGGTCGAAGTCGCGCCCTACGCGCTGGCGCAGCGGCTCGGCGGGGCCGAGGGCGCGGCGGCGCTGATCATCACCGTGCTGTCCGGCGCGAGCATCGTCGGTGGTGCGCTGTACGCCTGGCGTGGCGTGCGGCTGACCGTGGCACCTCGCACGCAGGCGATCGTGCTGCTGTGCGGGTTCATCGCGGGTGGCTGCACGGTGGCGCTGGACCTCGGCTGGACCGGCCTGCTCACCGGGGTGGTGCTGATCGGGTTCTGCACCGGTCCGCTGGTCACCGTGGCCTCGGTGCAGATGCAGGAGCTGCTGCCCCAGGGCCGCCGGTCGGAGGGGTTCTCGCTGTCGTTCGTGGTGCAGGCGAGCGGCTTCGGGCTGGGCTCGCTCACCGTGGGCGTGCTCCCCTTGTGGCTGGCACCGGTGTTCGGAGTGGCCAGCGCGGTGCTCGCGTGTGCCATTCTGGGCAAAGGCCCAGCGCGAGTAGTTGGCACCTTGCCAGCAACGTCGTAG
- a CDS encoding aldehyde dehydrogenase family protein, with amino-acid sequence MTAVQQPSTRTQETFDSLSPATDEVVGTYPVHTAEEVEAAVARARDAAVWWDSLGFAGRAQRLQQWKGVLTRRLQQLCQVVRDETGKPIADAQLESVLAIEHIAWAAKNARKVLGRKRRPAGLLMSNQAATVEYQPLGVVGVIGPWNYPVFTPLGSIAYALAAGNAVVFKPSEFTPGVGKWLVDAFAEVVPEQPVLQLVTGYGATGAALTRAGVDKIAFTGSTATGKKIMAACAETLTPVVIEAGGKDPVLVDADADLDAAADATVWGAFSNSGQTCIGVERVYVHERVHDQFVAKVVEKSKAVRAGSDHDAQYGPVTMPSQLKVIKQHITDALARGGKALVGGAEAVGDRYAQPTVLVDVPEDADAVREETFGPTVTIAKVASMDEAVEKANATRYGLAATVFSKSRGMELARRLRTGMAAINAPLSFAGIASLPFGGVGDSGFGRIHGPEGLREFARTKAIARQRFTAPIALTTFDRKEKTDALVAKLITVLHGKR; translated from the coding sequence ATGACCGCCGTCCAGCAACCGAGCACTCGCACGCAGGAGACCTTCGACTCGCTGAGCCCGGCCACCGACGAGGTGGTCGGCACCTATCCGGTGCACACCGCCGAAGAGGTCGAGGCCGCCGTCGCCAGGGCGCGCGACGCGGCCGTCTGGTGGGATTCGCTCGGTTTCGCCGGGCGCGCGCAGCGCCTCCAGCAGTGGAAGGGCGTGCTCACCCGGCGGCTGCAGCAGCTGTGCCAGGTGGTGCGCGACGAGACCGGCAAGCCGATCGCCGACGCGCAGCTGGAGTCGGTGCTGGCCATCGAGCACATCGCGTGGGCGGCGAAGAACGCCCGCAAGGTGCTCGGCCGCAAGCGCCGCCCGGCCGGTCTGCTGATGTCGAACCAGGCGGCGACCGTGGAGTACCAGCCGCTCGGCGTGGTCGGCGTGATCGGCCCGTGGAACTACCCGGTGTTCACCCCGCTGGGCTCGATCGCCTACGCGCTCGCCGCGGGCAACGCCGTGGTGTTCAAGCCGAGCGAGTTCACCCCCGGCGTGGGGAAGTGGCTGGTCGACGCGTTCGCCGAGGTGGTGCCCGAACAGCCGGTGCTGCAGCTGGTCACCGGCTACGGCGCCACCGGCGCCGCGCTGACCCGCGCCGGCGTGGACAAGATCGCCTTCACCGGGTCCACTGCCACCGGCAAGAAGATCATGGCGGCCTGCGCGGAGACGCTCACCCCGGTGGTCATCGAGGCGGGCGGCAAGGACCCGGTGCTGGTCGACGCGGACGCCGACCTGGACGCCGCCGCCGACGCCACGGTGTGGGGCGCCTTCTCCAACTCGGGCCAGACCTGCATCGGCGTCGAGCGGGTCTACGTGCACGAACGGGTGCACGACCAGTTCGTCGCGAAGGTGGTCGAGAAGAGCAAGGCCGTGCGCGCGGGCTCCGACCACGACGCGCAGTACGGCCCGGTGACCATGCCCTCGCAGCTCAAGGTGATCAAGCAGCACATCACCGACGCGCTCGCCCGCGGCGGCAAGGCGCTGGTCGGCGGGGCCGAGGCGGTCGGTGACCGGTACGCCCAGCCGACCGTGCTGGTCGACGTGCCGGAGGACGCCGATGCCGTGCGCGAGGAGACCTTCGGCCCGACCGTGACCATCGCGAAGGTGGCCTCGATGGACGAGGCCGTGGAGAAGGCCAACGCCACCCGCTACGGCCTGGCGGCGACGGTCTTCTCCAAGTCACGCGGCATGGAGCTGGCGCGGCGGCTGCGCACCGGCATGGCCGCGATCAACGCGCCGCTGTCCTTCGCGGGCATCGCCTCCCTGCCCTTCGGCGGGGTCGGCGACTCCGGCTTCGGCCGCATCCACGGTCCGGAGGGCCTGCGCGAGTTCGCCCGCACCAAGGCCATCGCCCGTCAGCGGTTCACCGCGCCGATCGCGCTGACCACCTTCGACCGCAAGGAGAAAACCGACGCGCTGGTGGCCAAGCTGATCACCGTCCTGCACGGGAAGCGCTGA
- a CDS encoding GMC family oxidoreductase produces the protein MAERETFDYVIVGAGSAGCVLANRLSADPAVTVLLLEAGGEDTDDEFHIPAAFPALFKTQHDWNYETVEQKFLGKSTYWPRGKVLGGCSSINAMIYIRGNRADYDRWRDQHGAVGWGYDDVLPYFVRAEGNTRLGGPLHGTDGPLHVEDRVFTHELSHAWVDSATTWGMKPTDDFNGERQEGAGLYQVTCRKGRRWSTADAYLRPALTRPNLTVRTHAQTTRVLLDGTTAIGVSYLDKGAERPVYAEREVLLSGGAVNSPQLLMLSGIGPAEHLREHGIEVAVALPGVGENLHDHPAAGVIWATKGTTDLVDAGTPAGLVRYKITKRGPLASNVGEAGGFLPTIDGLDAPDMQFHVAPTLFYDNGMREPTTPGFTSAATLVEVASRGRLRLRSSNPLWRPEIDPAYYAEPADFTAMLAGLRMLMDIGRGGALKRYLDRPFLPDRHDLDDDALAEHVRDKTQTLYHPVGTCAMGTGEQAVVDPELKVRGVENLRVVDASIMPVVPRGNTNAPTVMVAEKAADLISASRAGR, from the coding sequence GTGGCCGAGCGGGAGACTTTCGACTACGTCATCGTCGGGGCGGGCAGCGCGGGCTGCGTGCTGGCCAACCGGCTCAGCGCGGATCCGGCGGTCACCGTGCTGCTGCTCGAAGCGGGCGGTGAGGACACCGACGACGAGTTCCACATCCCGGCCGCCTTCCCCGCCCTGTTCAAGACCCAGCACGACTGGAACTACGAGACCGTCGAGCAGAAGTTCCTCGGCAAGTCCACCTACTGGCCACGCGGCAAGGTGCTCGGCGGCTGCTCCTCGATCAACGCGATGATCTACATCCGCGGCAACCGCGCCGACTACGACCGCTGGCGCGATCAGCACGGCGCGGTGGGCTGGGGTTACGACGACGTGCTGCCGTACTTCGTCCGTGCCGAGGGCAACACCCGGCTCGGCGGGCCGCTGCACGGCACCGACGGCCCGCTGCACGTCGAGGACCGCGTGTTCACCCACGAGCTGTCCCACGCCTGGGTGGACTCCGCGACCACCTGGGGCATGAAGCCGACCGACGACTTCAACGGCGAGCGCCAGGAGGGCGCCGGGCTCTACCAGGTCACCTGCCGCAAGGGGCGCCGGTGGTCCACCGCCGACGCCTACCTGCGCCCGGCGCTGACCAGGCCGAACCTGACCGTGCGCACGCACGCGCAGACCACCAGGGTGCTGCTCGACGGCACCACCGCGATCGGGGTGTCCTATTTGGACAAGGGCGCCGAGCGCCCGGTGTACGCCGAGCGCGAGGTGCTGCTCTCCGGTGGCGCGGTCAACTCACCGCAGCTGCTGATGCTGTCCGGCATCGGGCCCGCCGAGCACCTGCGCGAGCACGGCATCGAGGTTGCCGTGGCCCTGCCCGGCGTCGGCGAGAACCTGCACGACCACCCGGCGGCGGGCGTCATCTGGGCCACCAAGGGCACCACCGACCTGGTCGACGCGGGCACCCCGGCCGGGCTGGTGCGCTACAAGATCACCAAGCGCGGCCCGCTGGCGTCCAACGTCGGGGAGGCGGGCGGCTTCCTGCCCACCATCGACGGGCTGGACGCGCCCGACATGCAGTTCCACGTGGCGCCGACGCTGTTCTACGACAACGGCATGCGCGAGCCGACCACGCCCGGCTTCACCTCCGCGGCCACCCTGGTCGAGGTGGCCAGCCGGGGACGGCTGCGCCTCCGGTCGTCGAACCCGTTGTGGCGCCCCGAAATCGACCCCGCCTACTACGCCGAGCCCGCCGACTTCACCGCCATGCTGGCCGGACTGCGCATGCTGATGGACATCGGCCGCGGTGGGGCGCTGAAGCGCTACCTCGACCGGCCGTTCCTGCCCGACCGCCACGACCTCGACGACGACGCGCTCGCCGAGCACGTGCGGGACAAGACGCAGACGCTGTACCACCCGGTCGGCACCTGTGCGATGGGCACCGGCGAGCAGGCCGTGGTCGACCCCGAACTCAAGGTGCGCGGCGTGGAGAACCTGCGGGTGGTGGACGCGTCGATCATGCCCGTGGTGCCCAGGGGCAACACCAACGCGCCCACCGTGATGGTCGCCGAGAAGGCGGCCGACCTGATCAGCGCTTCCCGTGCAGGACGGTGA
- a CDS encoding L,D-transpeptidase, translated as MGTLRKITGVVAGTAAMSALGLFAAPSASAASMPCSSAASACVDLSAKQAWLAEGGEVTYGPVPMASGKSGYRTPPGTFKVTYKDIDHWSKAFDGPMPYSVFFTKSGIAFHEGDIKQQSHGCIRLTHNAAVTFYRALQPGEVVEVVR; from the coding sequence ATGGGGACGCTGCGCAAGATCACCGGTGTGGTCGCGGGTACGGCGGCGATGAGCGCGCTGGGGCTGTTCGCTGCCCCATCGGCCAGCGCCGCTTCGATGCCGTGCAGTTCGGCGGCGTCGGCCTGCGTGGACCTGAGCGCCAAGCAGGCGTGGCTGGCCGAAGGTGGCGAGGTCACCTACGGCCCGGTGCCGATGGCGTCCGGGAAGTCCGGTTACCGGACCCCGCCGGGGACGTTCAAGGTCACCTACAAGGACATCGACCACTGGAGCAAGGCCTTCGACGGGCCCATGCCCTATTCGGTGTTCTTCACCAAGAGTGGCATCGCCTTCCACGAAGGCGACATCAAGCAGCAGTCGCACGGCTGCATTCGCTTGACGCACAACGCGGCCGTCACCTTCTACCGCGCCCTGCAGCCGGGCGAGGTGGTCGAGGTCGTGCGCTGA
- the purS gene encoding phosphoribosylformylglycinamidine synthase subunit PurS: protein MARVVVDVMPKPEILDPQGQAVAGALPRLGFEGVTDVRQGKHFVLEVDDSVDDETLAKIAEGLLANPVIEDWTVRRVEA from the coding sequence GTGGCCCGAGTCGTCGTGGACGTCATGCCCAAGCCGGAGATCCTGGACCCGCAAGGACAGGCGGTGGCGGGCGCGCTGCCCCGCCTCGGCTTCGAGGGCGTCACCGACGTCCGCCAGGGCAAGCACTTCGTGCTCGAGGTCGACGACTCCGTCGACGACGAGACGCTGGCCAAGATCGCCGAGGGCCTGCTGGCCAACCCGGTGATCGAGGACTGGACCGTGCGGCGGGTGGAGGCGTGA
- the purQ gene encoding phosphoribosylformylglycinamidine synthase subunit PurQ, with amino-acid sequence MSARIGVITFPGTLDDVDAERAARYSDAEAVPLWHADHDLRGVDAVIVPGGFSYGDYLRCGAIAKFAPVMTEVVEAAAKGMPVLGICNGFQILCEAGLLPGALVRNHKLHFVCRDQWLRVENNTTAWTTRYEQGAEILVPLKSGEGGYVADKSTLDMLEGEGRVVFRYVGVNPNGSRNDIAGITSANGRVVGLMPHPEHAIDALTGPSDDGLGMFYSAVDTLAGALTS; translated from the coding sequence GTGAGCGCGCGCATCGGGGTCATCACCTTCCCCGGCACGCTCGACGACGTCGACGCCGAACGCGCCGCCCGGTACTCCGACGCCGAGGCCGTGCCGCTCTGGCACGCCGACCACGACCTGCGCGGGGTCGACGCGGTGATCGTGCCCGGTGGCTTCTCCTACGGCGACTACCTGCGCTGCGGGGCGATCGCGAAGTTCGCCCCGGTGATGACCGAGGTGGTCGAGGCGGCCGCCAAGGGCATGCCGGTGCTCGGCATCTGCAACGGCTTCCAGATCCTGTGCGAGGCGGGGCTGCTGCCGGGGGCGCTGGTGCGCAACCACAAGCTGCACTTCGTCTGCCGCGACCAGTGGCTGCGGGTGGAGAACAACACCACGGCGTGGACCACCCGGTACGAGCAGGGCGCCGAGATCCTGGTCCCGCTGAAGTCCGGCGAGGGCGGCTACGTGGCCGACAAGTCCACTTTGGACATGCTGGAGGGCGAGGGGCGGGTGGTGTTCCGGTACGTGGGCGTCAACCCGAACGGCTCGCGCAACGACATCGCGGGCATCACCAGCGCGAACGGCCGCGTGGTCGGCCTGATGCCGCACCCGGAACACGCCATCGACGCCCTGACGGGCCCCTCGGACGACGGGCTCGGCATGTTCTACTCCGCCGTCGACACCCTGGCCGGCGCCCTCACCAGCTGA
- a CDS encoding ABC transporter ATP-binding protein gives MKAFRREFVLVILFFCLAGAAGLAGPQLLGLLVDSVVEGGGLSLDLLALVFVVVLVLQAVLKKAANRRAGVLGERVLAKTREEFVGDALKLPLGTVEAAGTGDLLSRATSDVDKVDYAMRYAVPEITVALITVALTVVAMVVTSPLLALGLLVAVPVLYFPTRWYWRRVPSTIERMLDAWGDVQSGLHESTEGARTADALGMIERRVADGDRRLARAVDGERDLRKLQVRWAPWLELSHALPVAAMLLIGAWAYTQGWAGLGTITTMVLYMQILAGPLDELLWWLEDVQVSATALRRVIGVRGAVAAPPSGAEVPAGTEIEVRDVRFGYSPDREVLHGITLSVPRGQRLAIVGPSGAGKSTLGRLLAGIAAPDSGSVTIGGAEVSRLPEDLLRGEVLLLTQEHHVFAGTLRENLTLPAGSWSDAELLGALDSVGAGSWARSLPDGLDSKVTPASVPAAMAQQLALARVVLADPHTLVLDEATSLLDTGSARELERSLSQVLAGRTVIAIAHRLHTAAAADRVAVLDGGTITELGSHAELLAANGPYARLVQAAGA, from the coding sequence ATGAAGGCGTTCCGCCGGGAGTTCGTGCTGGTGATCCTGTTCTTCTGCCTGGCGGGCGCCGCCGGGCTGGCCGGGCCGCAGCTGCTGGGGTTGCTGGTGGACTCGGTGGTCGAGGGCGGCGGGCTGTCGCTGGACCTGCTGGCGCTGGTTTTTGTCGTGGTGCTGGTGCTGCAGGCCGTGTTGAAGAAGGCGGCGAACCGGCGCGCGGGCGTGCTGGGCGAGCGCGTGCTGGCGAAGACCCGCGAGGAGTTCGTCGGGGACGCGCTGAAGCTGCCGCTGGGCACCGTGGAGGCGGCGGGCACCGGCGACCTGCTCAGCCGCGCGACGTCCGATGTGGACAAAGTCGACTACGCGATGCGTTACGCGGTACCGGAAATCACCGTCGCGTTGATCACCGTGGCGCTGACGGTGGTGGCCATGGTGGTGACCTCGCCGCTGCTGGCGCTCGGCCTGCTGGTCGCGGTGCCGGTGCTGTACTTCCCGACGCGGTGGTACTGGCGGCGGGTGCCCTCGACCATCGAACGCATGCTGGACGCCTGGGGCGACGTGCAGTCCGGCCTGCACGAATCGACCGAGGGCGCCCGGACCGCGGACGCGCTGGGCATGATCGAACGCCGCGTGGCCGACGGCGACCGGCGGCTGGCCCGCGCCGTGGACGGCGAGCGTGACCTGCGGAAACTGCAGGTGCGGTGGGCGCCGTGGCTGGAGCTGTCGCACGCGCTGCCGGTGGCCGCGATGCTGCTGATCGGCGCGTGGGCGTACACGCAGGGCTGGGCCGGGCTGGGCACGATCACCACGATGGTGCTGTACATGCAGATCCTGGCCGGTCCGCTGGACGAGCTGCTGTGGTGGCTGGAGGACGTGCAGGTGTCGGCGACCGCGCTGCGCCGGGTGATCGGCGTGCGCGGAGCCGTCGCCGCGCCGCCTTCCGGCGCCGAGGTGCCCGCGGGCACCGAGATCGAGGTGCGGGACGTGCGGTTCGGGTATTCGCCCGACCGCGAGGTGCTGCACGGCATCACGCTGTCCGTTCCCCGCGGGCAGCGGCTGGCGATCGTCGGGCCGTCGGGGGCCGGGAAGTCCACGCTGGGCAGGCTGCTGGCGGGCATCGCGGCCCCCGATTCGGGCTCGGTGACCATCGGCGGCGCGGAGGTCTCGCGGCTGCCGGAGGACCTGCTGCGGGGTGAGGTGCTGTTGCTCACGCAGGAGCACCACGTGTTCGCGGGCACGCTGCGGGAGAACCTGACGCTGCCCGCGGGCTCGTGGTCGGATGCGGAGTTGCTGGGCGCGCTGGACTCGGTGGGCGCGGGTTCGTGGGCGCGGTCGCTGCCGGACGGGCTGGACAGCAAGGTGACCCCGGCCTCGGTGCCCGCGGCGATGGCGCAGCAGCTGGCGCTGGCGCGGGTGGTGCTGGCGGACCCGCACACCCTGGTGCTGGACGAGGCGACGTCGCTGCTGGACACCGGCTCGGCGCGGGAGCTGGAACGCTCGCTTTCGCAGGTGCTGGCCGGGCGGACGGTGATCGCCATCGCGCACCGGCTGCACACCGCGGCCGCCGCCGACCGGGTCGCCGTCCTGGACGGCGGCACCATCACCGAACTCGGCAGCCACGCGGAGTTGCTGGCGGCGAACGGCCCCTACGCCCGCCTGGTCCAGGCGGCAGGCGCCTGA